The following DNA comes from Phytohabitans rumicis.
ACGTCGAGCTCTTCGCGAACCTCACCGTCCTGGACAACCTGATGCTCGGACGGCACAACCACATCCGGTACGGGCCGCTGTCCGCGATCGCGTGGCTCGGGCGGGCCCGGCGGGAGGAACTGGCCAGCCGGGCCGCCATCGAGACCATTGTGGACTTTCTCGAACTGGAGCAGTGGCGGCGCCTGCCGGTCGGTTTGCTGCCCTACGGCGTACAGAAACGGGTCGAGCTCGGCCGGGCGCTCGCCATGGAACCCAAGCTGCTGCTGCTCGACGAGCCGGTCGGCGGCATGAACCGCGAGGAGACCGAGGACATGGCCCGCTTCATCCTCGACATCCGCGACGAACTCGACATCCCCATCCTGCTCGTGGAGCACGACATGGGTCTCGTGATGGACCTCGCCGACCGGGTGCTGGTGGTCGACTTCGGGAGGCCGATCGCCACCGGCGCGCCGGCCGAGATCCAGCACGACCCCGACGTCATCCGCGCCTACCTCGGGGAGGTGCAGCCCACATGACGGCGACGACCCAGACCCGCACGGCCACGACCATCGCTTCCCGGGTACGCGACCACGCGCTCGCCGGTCCACATCGGATCGCCATGCGGGAGAAGGACTTCGGCATCTGGCAGGAGGTGAGCTGGGCCGACTACTGGGACACCGTGCAGACCGTCGCGCACGCGCTGCTGGCCCTCGGCGTACAGCCGGGCGACCGGGTCGCGATCCACTCCGAGAACCGCCGGGAGTGGCTGTACGCCGACGTGGCGACCGTGGCGGTGCGCGGCACCACGGTGGGGCTGTATCCGACCAACCCGGCACCCGAGGTCGGCTACCTGCTCTCGCACTCGGGCGCCCGGGTGCTCATCGCCGAGGACCAGGAGCAGGTGGACAAGGCGCTGGCCGTACTCGACGAGTGTCCCGACCTGGAACGGATCGTGTACCTGGAGCCGCGCGGCATCCGCCATCGGTACCACCACCCCAAGCTGCTGTGCTGGGACGACCTCGTCCTGCTCGGGGTGGCCCACCGGGACGCCAACCCGGACGCGGTGGCCGAGCGGATGGCCGCCGCCCGGTCCGACGACATCGCCACGCTCATCTACACCTCCGGCACCACCGGGCCGCCCAAGGGCGCCATGCTGTCGGTGTCCAACGTGGACTTCGCGATCAGCGTGCTGGTGGACGCCGGCGGCTTCACCTCGCCGCCGCCCAGCCCGGCCGACCTGCTGCTGTCGTACCTGCCGCTGTGCCATGTCGCCGAGCGCATCTTCACGACGTGGTTCAGCGCGGGGGCGGCGGTGCAGATCAACTTCGCCGAGTCCATCGCGACCATCCAGGCCAACCTGCGGGAGGTCCAGCCCACCATCCTTTTCGGCGTGCCGCGGATCTGGGAGAAGATCCTGGCCGGGGTCACCATCAGGCTGGCGAGCGCGTCCCCGCTCAAGCGGCTGAACGCCCGGCTGTGGCTGCGGGTGGCCGACCGGATCGGGGCCACGCTGGTGCGTACCGAGGGCAACCACACGCTCGGCACCCGGCTGGCGTACGCGGCCGGCTGGCTCTTCTTCTTCCGCGCGTTGCGGGAGCGGATGGGCGTCGGCCGGGTGCGGTACGCCGCCTCGGGTGCCGCGCCGATCGCGCCGGACGTGCTCCGCTTCTTCATGGGCATCGGCGTGCCCATGCACGAGGTGTACGGCATGACCGAGAACACCGCGATCGCCACCGCCAACCGGCCCGGTCGCGTCAAGCTCGGCACGGTCGGCGAGCCGCAGGACGGCGTGGAACTACGCCTCGACGAGGAGACCGGCGAGATCCTCACCCGGCACCCGGGCAACTTCGTCGGCTACTTCCGCGATCCGGCCGCCACCGCGGCGGCCATGACCGAGGACGGCTGGCTGCGCACCGGCGACATCGGCGAATGGGTCGGCGGCACCCACGTCAAGATCACTGACCGGGCCAAGGACATCATCATCACCGCGGGCGGCAAGAACATCGCGCCCTCCGAGATCGAGAACGCCCTGAAGGCGTCGCCGTACGTCAAGGAGGCCGTCGTCATCGGCGACCGCCGGCCGTACCTGACCGCCCTCATCGGGATCGAGCTGGACACGGTCGGCGAGTGGGCGCAGCGGCGAAACCTCGCGTACACCACGTACCGCGACCTGTCCCACAAGCCGGAGGTGCTCGCGCTCGTGCGGTCCATCGTGGACGGTGTGAACGCCCGGTACTCCACGGTGGAGCAGGTCAAGACGTTCACCATGCTGCCCAAGGAGCTCGACCACGAGGACGGCGAGCTGACCGCCACGCAGAAGGTGAAGCGGGCCGCGATCGCCGAGCTCTTCGCCGACCAGGTGGAGGAGATGTATGGCTGAACTGACCGAGGCCGTCCTGCGCGGGTTGGGCACCGGCAGCGTCTACGCCTTGCTCGCCCTCGGGTTCGTCATCATCTACAAGGCCACGCGTGTGATCAGCTTCGCCCAGCCGGCGTTCATGCTCGCCGGCGTCACGCTCGTCACGTACCTGGTCCTGGAGGTGAGCTTCTGGGTCGCGGTGCCGGTCGCCGCCGTACTCACCGGGCTGCTCGCCCTCGGCGTGGAGCGGGTGGCGGTGCGGCCGATGGTCGGCCGGCCGGCGTTCATCGTCGCCATCATCACGCTCGGCGTCGACGTCGCGGTCCGGGTCGTCGTGAACGCCTTTATCGGCCTGGACGTGCGCAACGTGCTCGACCCGTGGGGGCTGCGCACGGTGGGCCTCGGCGGCGTCGAGATGCAGCAGCGGCACCTGGCCGCGTTCCTGACCACCGCGTTCCTCGTCGCCGCGCTGTTCGCGTTCTTCCGCTTCACCCGGATGGGCCTGGCGATGCGGGCCGCCGCGTACGACCAGGAGGTGGCCCTCGCCATGGGCGTCTCCGTGGGCACGGTGTTCGCGCTGTCCTGGGCGCTGGCGGGCGGGCTGGCCGCGGTCGCGGGCACGTTCGCCGCCGCCGGGTCCAGTGTGGACGCCGCGCTCTGGCTGATCGCGCTGACCGCCCTGCCGGTCATCATCCTCGGCGGGCTGGACTCGCTGCCCGGCGCGGTCATCGGCGGGCTCGCCGTGGGCGTGCTGCAGGAACTGGCCGCCACGTACCAGCACCACGTGTCCTGGCTCGGCGGCAACGTCTCGGTCATCACCCCGTACGTGCTGATGTTCGTCGTGCTGCTGGTGCGCCCCTACGGACTGTTCGGCACCAGAGAGGTGGAACGGGTATGAGGGGGCGGCCGCTGCTCTACACGTCGTACGCCAGCGAGATGGCGCTGCTCAACACGCGTACCAAGAAGGTGTGGTTCGCCGCGTTGCTGGCGCTGGCGGCCGTGTTGCCGTTCCTGCTCACCGACGACATCCTGCAACTGCTCGCCGTGTGCTGCGTCGCCGCGATCGGCGCGATCGGGCTCGGCCTCGTCACCGGGTACGCCGGCCAGATCTCGCTCGGGCACGCGTTCTTCCTCGCGATCGGCGCGTACACCGGGGCCGCCATCAGCGGTGATCCGGACGGCCGCGCGATCGGTCTCGGGGTGACCAACCTGCTGGTCTGGCTGCCCGCGGCCGGCCTGGTCGCCGCGGCGGCCGGGGTGCTCGTGGCGCCGCTCGCCACCCGCCTGCGCGGGCTGTACCTGGCGATCGTCACGCTCGGCCTGGTCTTCATCGGGCAGCACATTTTCAACGAGTGGTCGGCGTTGACCGGCGGGGTGGGCGTCGGGCGGCCGGCGGCCACGCTGGAGGTCTTCGGCTACCAGCTCGCGGTGACGGACGCGTACGCCACCAAGGACCAGAAGCTCTTCTGGCTCATGCTCCTCCTGCTGCTGATCTTCGCGCTCGCCGCCCGCAACCTGGCCCGCTCGAAGGTGGGCCGGGCGTTCACGGCGATCCGCGACCGCGACATCGCGGCCGGCGTGATCGGCGTCAACCTGGCCCGGTACAAGACGATCGCGTTCGCGGTGTCGTCGTTCTACGCCGGGTGCGCGGGGGCGCTGCTCTACACGGTGAGCGGGTTCTTCGACC
Coding sequences within:
- a CDS encoding branched-chain amino acid ABC transporter permease; translation: MRGRPLLYTSYASEMALLNTRTKKVWFAALLALAAVLPFLLTDDILQLLAVCCVAAIGAIGLGLVTGYAGQISLGHAFFLAIGAYTGAAISGDPDGRAIGLGVTNLLVWLPAAGLVAAAAGVLVAPLATRLRGLYLAIVTLGLVFIGQHIFNEWSALTGGVGVGRPAATLEVFGYQLAVTDAYATKDQKLFWLMLLLLLIFALAARNLARSKVGRAFTAIRDRDIAAGVIGVNLARYKTIAFAVSSFYAGCAGALLYTVSGFFDPSSFSLLLSVQYIAMVLIGGAGTISGAIAGAFFITLLPRLTRELQAWVPFISTQPNEVPNVFQVETILYGALIIVFLIFEPRGLFGLWVRARNYWKAWPFSY
- a CDS encoding AMP-dependent synthetase/ligase; the protein is MTATTQTRTATTIASRVRDHALAGPHRIAMREKDFGIWQEVSWADYWDTVQTVAHALLALGVQPGDRVAIHSENRREWLYADVATVAVRGTTVGLYPTNPAPEVGYLLSHSGARVLIAEDQEQVDKALAVLDECPDLERIVYLEPRGIRHRYHHPKLLCWDDLVLLGVAHRDANPDAVAERMAAARSDDIATLIYTSGTTGPPKGAMLSVSNVDFAISVLVDAGGFTSPPPSPADLLLSYLPLCHVAERIFTTWFSAGAAVQINFAESIATIQANLREVQPTILFGVPRIWEKILAGVTIRLASASPLKRLNARLWLRVADRIGATLVRTEGNHTLGTRLAYAAGWLFFFRALRERMGVGRVRYAASGAAPIAPDVLRFFMGIGVPMHEVYGMTENTAIATANRPGRVKLGTVGEPQDGVELRLDEETGEILTRHPGNFVGYFRDPAATAAAMTEDGWLRTGDIGEWVGGTHVKITDRAKDIIITAGGKNIAPSEIENALKASPYVKEAVVIGDRRPYLTALIGIELDTVGEWAQRRNLAYTTYRDLSHKPEVLALVRSIVDGVNARYSTVEQVKTFTMLPKELDHEDGELTATQKVKRAAIAELFADQVEEMYG
- a CDS encoding branched-chain amino acid ABC transporter permease, coding for MAELTEAVLRGLGTGSVYALLALGFVIIYKATRVISFAQPAFMLAGVTLVTYLVLEVSFWVAVPVAAVLTGLLALGVERVAVRPMVGRPAFIVAIITLGVDVAVRVVVNAFIGLDVRNVLDPWGLRTVGLGGVEMQQRHLAAFLTTAFLVAALFAFFRFTRMGLAMRAAAYDQEVALAMGVSVGTVFALSWALAGGLAAVAGTFAAAGSSVDAALWLIALTALPVIILGGLDSLPGAVIGGLAVGVLQELAATYQHHVSWLGGNVSVITPYVLMFVVLLVRPYGLFGTREVERV
- a CDS encoding ABC transporter ATP-binding protein, which gives rise to MTILECHDLRLGFAGVKAIDGVSFSVGRRELFAIIGPNGAGKTSIFNVLSGVYRPQSGRVVFDGTDIAGKRPHAIAAQGMARTFQNVELFANLTVLDNLMLGRHNHIRYGPLSAIAWLGRARREELASRAAIETIVDFLELEQWRRLPVGLLPYGVQKRVELGRALAMEPKLLLLDEPVGGMNREETEDMARFILDIRDELDIPILLVEHDMGLVMDLADRVLVVDFGRPIATGAPAEIQHDPDVIRAYLGEVQPT